One window from the genome of Treponema sp. OMZ 838 encodes:
- a CDS encoding ABC transporter permease: MKTHTNIDRCRLPRKKQYTLSLVFAVLFGISIWGYLLLAQETIDWKSSWDNLLHYGRILFLQPKRSDHLPIGELVYSLGISFALSILTTIGGAAIAFFLALGAARNIAPPAVVKVIRIIAAVIRSIPTIIWVLVFSVTVNIGTDAAVIGMCFHSIAYLVKVFSESFEQINRDTIDALRACGAGFSGIITQAVIPVAATSIISWTFFRFEINFINAVAIGAAAGSGGIGYYLFMAGNLYYDIREVGVITYVIFGTVILLEMLSLRLRKGIKQH, encoded by the coding sequence ATGAAAACCCATACCAATATTGACCGCTGCCGATTGCCGAGAAAAAAACAATATACGCTCTCTCTTGTATTTGCAGTTCTTTTCGGCATCAGCATCTGGGGATACTTGCTCCTTGCGCAGGAAACAATCGATTGGAAAAGTTCATGGGATAATCTGCTCCATTACGGGCGCATCCTTTTTTTACAACCGAAGCGGTCAGATCATTTACCGATTGGTGAACTCGTGTACTCACTCGGCATCAGTTTCGCACTGTCGATTTTAACAACAATCGGCGGCGCCGCTATTGCGTTTTTCTTGGCGCTCGGAGCTGCCCGCAACATTGCCCCTCCGGCTGTTGTAAAAGTAATCCGCATTATCGCCGCAGTTATCCGGTCAATCCCCACCATCATTTGGGTACTGGTTTTCTCGGTTACGGTTAATATCGGTACCGATGCCGCCGTTATCGGTATGTGCTTTCACAGCATTGCCTATTTGGTAAAAGTGTTTTCCGAAAGCTTTGAACAGATTAACCGTGACACGATCGATGCTTTGCGGGCATGCGGGGCGGGATTTTCCGGCATTATTACGCAAGCGGTTATTCCGGTGGCTGCAACTTCCATTATTTCATGGACATTCTTCCGTTTTGAAATTAATTTTATCAATGCCGTTGCGATCGGTGCCGCTGCAGGATCAGGCGGTATCGGGTACTATTTATTCATGGCAGGGAATCTCTATTATGATATACGGGAAGTCGGCGTTATCACCTACGTTATTTTCGGTACTGTCATTTTACTTGAGATGCTCTCTCTGCGCTTGCGAAAAGGAATCAAGCAGCACTGA
- a CDS encoding ABC transporter permease subunit: MKFDIPIGRQYHAFEPHRHRHSPSSEAFFKKKKVRTLTLFFTAAVLYVASAIMTGLTAWNAVTGIPRGLYWLIRNFFPSAQSIAVLPLIFKTSLHTAVIAITASTTAFGVACIAAVAGSQTTGRFRVLRIVCSGAASFFRNIPLPAWSILLLLSFKQNAITGFLALFFITAGHLTRAFTEIIDSHAEESYTALEAAGVPYMPIIIHGVLPNVLPLFISWLLYAIETNVRDSALIGILTGTGIGFLFNLYFKSFRYPEAGLIICVLMILVLCIDSISNRVRRILL; encoded by the coding sequence ATGAAATTTGATATTCCGATAGGCAGACAATACCATGCCTTTGAACCACACCGGCACCGTCACTCACCTTCTTCGGAAGCTTTCTTCAAAAAAAAGAAAGTAAGAACATTGACTCTTTTTTTCACGGCTGCCGTGTTATATGTTGCTTCGGCAATTATGACGGGACTTACGGCATGGAATGCGGTAACCGGCATCCCACGCGGACTGTATTGGCTGATACGAAACTTTTTCCCATCGGCGCAATCGATTGCGGTGCTGCCGCTTATTTTTAAGACTTCGCTGCACACCGCCGTTATCGCGATAACGGCATCAACTACGGCTTTTGGCGTTGCCTGCATAGCGGCAGTTGCCGGTTCTCAAACAACCGGACGCTTCCGTGTACTGCGTATTGTCTGTTCCGGCGCGGCATCTTTTTTTAGAAACATCCCCCTCCCCGCATGGTCTATTCTCTTGCTATTATCCTTTAAGCAAAATGCCATAACCGGTTTTTTGGCTCTTTTTTTTATCACGGCAGGACATTTAACGCGGGCATTTACCGAAATTATAGACTCTCATGCGGAAGAATCGTATACGGCATTGGAAGCGGCCGGTGTACCGTATATGCCGATTATCATTCACGGGGTATTACCGAATGTTCTCCCGCTTTTTATTTCATGGCTGCTTTATGCAATAGAAACCAATGTCAGAGACTCGGCACTGATCGGTATCTTAACGGGTACGGGTATCGGATTTCTCTTCAATCTGTATTTTAAGAGCTTCCGCTATCCCGAAGCAGGGCTCATCATCTGTGTATTGATGATACTCGTACTCTGCATCGACAGTATTTCCAACAGGGTACGAAGGATCTTACTATGA
- the phnC gene encoding phosphonate ABC transporter ATP-binding protein has protein sequence MLITFKNVSKQYAGGRCALNSIDLTIEQGTIVSVIGSSGAGKTTFIRCINRLIDCTAGTVEIDGEALQKMTGRRLKQLRRKIGMIFQNYNLVERLTVLENTLHGCLGALPLYRSLFGLYTQEERARALAMLEELGLSDYLYQRCTDLSGGQKQRTGIARALMQNPEILLCDEPVSSLDPQNAQDILDYIEKIVRTRNLTCIMNLHHVEYAKRYSDRIIGLGNGKVVFDGKPEELSEEALHAIFSSGSHTEKKDGHEI, from the coding sequence TTGTTGATTACTTTTAAAAATGTTTCAAAACAATATGCAGGCGGCCGATGTGCGCTTAATTCCATCGATCTTACGATTGAACAGGGAACAATCGTTTCCGTTATCGGATCTTCGGGGGCGGGTAAAACAACCTTTATCCGTTGTATCAACCGACTCATCGACTGTACTGCCGGTACGGTTGAAATCGACGGTGAAGCATTGCAAAAAATGACCGGGCGCCGCTTAAAACAACTCCGTAGAAAAATCGGAATGATTTTTCAAAACTATAATCTGGTAGAACGGCTCACCGTTCTGGAGAACACGCTCCATGGCTGTCTCGGCGCACTGCCGTTGTACCGCAGCCTATTCGGGCTGTATACGCAGGAGGAAAGAGCACGGGCACTGGCGATGCTGGAAGAGCTCGGACTTTCTGATTACCTGTATCAGCGGTGTACGGATTTAAGTGGCGGCCAAAAACAGCGTACCGGCATTGCGCGGGCATTGATGCAAAATCCGGAAATACTCTTATGCGATGAACCGGTGTCTTCGCTTGATCCGCAAAACGCACAAGATATCCTTGATTATATCGAAAAGATCGTCAGAACGCGGAATCTTACCTGCATCATGAATCTGCATCATGTTGAATATGCAAAACGATATTCCGACAGAATTATCGGTTTAGGTAACGGGAAAGTGGTTTTTGACGGAAAACCGGAAGAACTGTCGGAAGAAGCGCTGCACGCTATTTTTTCTTCCGGATCCCATACCGAAAAGAAAGACGGCCATGAAATTTGA